From a region of the Mauremys mutica isolate MM-2020 ecotype Southern chromosome 12, ASM2049712v1, whole genome shotgun sequence genome:
- the LOC123345053 gene encoding zinc finger protein 883-like gives MAGAEPAQGPVTFKEVALYFTDPGQRALYRDAMQENYANRTSQGSPIPRPNAVSWRQQEKEPWVPDLQGSGERENPRGDCPVQGIDSCPDHPTCLGEIFRTRKDSLLRKGPRPRERLNTCKDCGKSFRQRSNLLAHQRTHGGKRPHPCADCGKTFSAFSNLLRHQRGHAGEKPYKCPDCGKGFGHSSALVTHRRIHTGEKPYACGDCGKRFNVVSNLVRHQRSHTGEKPYKCPDCGRRCSQRSHLVTHRRLHTGERPYVCLECGKCFNVSSDLIKHRRIHTGERPYACSDCGKCFSGSSNLLTHQRLHTGERPYKCPDCGKGFTISSKLIAHQRTHTGERPYSCADCGKGFSDRPHLARHQSASRREKRYKCSDCGKGFTTSSYLLTHQRSHTGETPFICGDCGKSFAVVSNLVRHRRIHTGEKPFRCGECGRQYSQRAHLTTHQRVHTGERPYVCLDCGKGFNVNSSLTKHRRTHTGEKPYVCPDCGKRFSQSSNVITHRRLHHGGHGALGAAARASQRE, from the exons atggctggagcggagccggCTCAG GGACCCGTGACCTTCAAGGAAGTGGCTTTGTATTTCACTGACCCCGGTCAGAGGGCCCTCTACAGGGATgccatgcaggagaactatgcgAACAGGACCTCACAGG GATCTCCGATTCCCAGACCCAACGCTGTCTCTTGGCGGCAACAAGAGAaggagccgtgggtcccagatcttCAAGGTTCTGGGGAAAGGGAGAACCCGAGAGGAGACTGCCCAG TGCAGGGAATTGACTCCTGTCCAGATCATCCCACTTGCCTTGGGGAAATATTTAGGACCCGCAAAGACTCCCTGTTGCGCAAGGGGCCGCGCCCCAGGGAGAGACTGAACACGTGCAAAGACTGTGGGAAGAGCTTCCGTCAGCGGTCCAACCTCCTGGCACATCAGAGGACCCACGGGGGAAAGAGACCCCACCCGTGTGCTGACTGCGGCAAAACTTTCAGTGCCTTCTCCAACCTCCTGCGGCACCAGCGCGGGCACGCTGGCGAGAAGCCCTACAAATGCCCCGACTGCGGGAAAGGCTTCGGGCACAGCTCGGCCTTGGTCACCCACCGGCggatccacaccggagagaaaccctacgcctgtggggactgcgggaagcgcTTCAACGTGGTCTCCAACCTGGTGCGTCACCAGCGGAGCCAcacgggcgagaagccctacaagTGCCCCGACTGCGGGCGGCGCTGCAGCCAGCGCTCCCACCTGGTCACCCACCGGCGGCTGCACACCGGTGAGCGTCCCTACGTCTGCCTGGAGTGCGGGAAGTGCTTCAACGTCAGCTCAGACCTCATCAAGCACCGGCGcatccacaccggggagcggccctacGCCTGCAGCGACTGCGGGAAATGCTTCAGCGGCAGCTCCAACCTGCTGACCCACCAGCGGCTGCACACGGGCGAGCGGCCCTACAAGTGCCCCGACTGCGGGAAAGGCTTCACCATCAGCTCCAAGCTGATTGCccaccagcgcacccacaccgGCGAGCGGCCCTACAGCTGCGCCGACTGCGGGAAGGGCTTCAGCGACCGGCCCCACCTGGCCCGGCACCAGAGCGCCTCCCGGCGCGAAAAGCGCTACAAGTGCTCCGACTGCGGGAAGGGCTTCACCACCAGCTCCTACCTCCTCACCCACCAGCGCAGCCACACTGGGGAGACCCCCTTCATCTGCGGCGACTGCGGGAAGAGCTTCGCTGTGGTCTCCAACTTGGTGCGGCACCGGcgcatccacacgggggagaagcCCTTCCGGTGCGGGGAGTGCGGGCGGCAGTACAGCCAGCGAGCCCACCTCACCACCCACCAGAGGGTGCACACTGGGGAGCGGCCCTACGTCTGTCTGGACTGCGGGAAAGGCTTCAACGTCAACTCCTCCCTCACCAAGCACCGCAGGACCCACACCGGAGAGAAACCTTACGTCTGCCCCGACTGCGGGAAACGCTTCAGCCAGAGCTCCAATGTCATCACCCACCGCAGGCTGCACCACGGGGGGCACGGGGCCCTTGGTGCTGCAGCTAGGGCCAGCCAGCGGGAGTGA
- the LOC123345052 gene encoding zinc finger protein CKR1-like isoform X1, with protein MEPWVMLDPRQRALYRDVMQESYETLMSLAADGLVSDNEEEDAEEEEEEEGSEELEPRTSQNPEWEKSPADSDEQKKAQPGKKHDKATQRGPGLRKPKGTVAQTRCGDCRKSFECGAAGGRQRKGKPTEERAKPFRCQDCGKSFIWASHLERHRRIHTGERPFRCPECGESYSQSSHLLQHRRTHTSDRPHKCGDCGKRFARPDELAAHQQGHAADKPHKCSHCGKGFIWASHLERHRRIHTGEKPFKCPECGESFSQSSHLSKHRRSHTGERPYRCPHCGKSFCQSSDLARHKRTHLGKKPLRCGDCGKCFRAGPALARHQRSHRRERAHRCSDCGKGFVWASHLERHRRVHTGERPFPCTSCGERFAQKAHLLQHRKTHSPDRPYKCGDCGKRFGDNAAFLAHQQGHAAEKSYKCSDCGKGFAWVSHLERHRRIHTGEKPFKCPECGESFSQSSHLTKHQRSHLGKRPYKCSECGKAFSLTLDLIIHQRTHMGGKPYKCSRCRKGFTRRANLIKHQRSHGEEEP; from the exons ATGGAGCCCTGGGTGATGCTGGATCCGCGGCAGAGAGCCCTGTACCGGGATGTCATGCAGGAAAGCTATGAGACCCTGATGTCCCTGG CAGCTGATGGTTTGGTGAGCGACAACGAGGAGGaggatgctgaggaggaggaggaggaggaaggctcAGAGGAATTGGAACCACGCACGTCTCAGAACCCTGAGTGGGAAAAGAGCCCTGCTGACTCCGATGAACAAAAGAAAGCCCAGCCAGGGAAGAAGCATGACAAAGCCACGCAGCGCGGTCCAGGCCTGAGGAAGCCGAAGGGCACGGTGGCCCAGACTCGCTGTGGCGACTGCAGGAAGAGTTTCGAGTGTGGGGCGGCTGGGGGCCGGCAGCGGAAGGGCAAGCCGACCGAGGAGCGCGCCAAACCCTTCCGCTGCCAGGACTGCGGCAAGAGCTTCATCTGGGCCTCGCACCTGGAGCGGCACCGGCGCATCCACACTGGCGAGCGCCCCTTCCGCTGCCCCGAGTGCGGGGAAAGCTACAGCCAGAGCTCCCACCTGCTGCAGCACCGCCGCACCCACACCAGCGACCGGCCCCACAAGTGCGGCGACTGCGGGAAGCGCTTCGCCCGGCCTGACGAGCTGGCCGCCCACCAGCAGGGCCACGCGGCGGACAAACCCCACAAGTGCAGCCACTGCGGCAAGGGCTTCATCTGGGCCTCCCACCTGGAGCGGCACCGGCGCATCCACACCGGGGAAAAGCCGTTCAAGTGCCCCGAGTGCGGGGAATCcttcagccagagctcccatCTGTCAAAGCACCGGCGCAGCCACACGGGGGAGCGCCCCTACCGCTGCCCGCACTGCGGGAAAAGTTTCTGTCAGAGCTCGGACCTAGCCCGCCACAAGCGGACCCACCTGGGCAAGAAACCCCTGCGCTGCGGCGACTGCGGGAAGTGCTTCCGAGCCGGGCCGGCCCTGGCCCGGCACCAGCGCTCCCACCGGCGGGAGAGGGCCCACCGCTGCAGTGACTGCGGCAAAGGCTTCGTCTGGGCCTCTCACCTGGAGCGGCACCGGCGGGTccacacgggcgagcgccccttcccctgcaccagCTGCGGGGAGCGCTTCGCCCAGAAGGCCCACCTGCTCCAGCACCGCAAGACCCACTCCCCCGACCGGCCTTACAAGTGTGGGGACTGCGGCAAGCGCTTCGGGGACaacgccgccttcctggcccaccaGCAGGGCCATGCGGCGGAGAAGAGCTACAAGTGCAGCGACTGCGGGAAAGGCTTtgcctgggtctcccacctggAGCGGCACCGGCGCATCCACACTGGAGAAAAGCCTTTCAAGTGCCCCGAGTGCGGGGAATCCTTCAGCCAGAGCTCGCATCTCACCAAGCACCAGCGCAGCCACCTGGGCAAGCGGCCCTACAAGTGTAGCGAGTGCGGGAAGGCCTTCAGCCTCACTCTCGACCTCATCATCCACCAGCGGACCCACATGGGCGGCAAACCCTATAAGTGCTCCCGGTGCAGGAAAGGATTCACCCGCCGGGCCAACCTCATCAAACACCAGAGGAGccatggggaggaggagcccTGA
- the LOC123345052 gene encoding zinc finger protein CKR1-like isoform X4, with amino-acid sequence MERGEEPSARDFQGRESPRGAPAADGLVSDNEEEDAEEEEEEEGSEELEPRTSQNPEWEKSPADSDEQKKAQPGKKHDKATQRGPGLRKPKGTVAQTRCGDCRKSFECGAAGGRQRKGKPTEERAKPFRCQDCGKSFIWASHLERHRRIHTGERPFRCPECGESYSQSSHLLQHRRTHTSDRPHKCGDCGKRFARPDELAAHQQGHAADKPHKCSHCGKGFIWASHLERHRRIHTGEKPFKCPECGESFSQSSHLSKHRRSHTGERPYRCPHCGKSFCQSSDLARHKRTHLGKKPLRCGDCGKCFRAGPALARHQRSHRRERAHRCSDCGKGFVWASHLERHRRVHTGERPFPCTSCGERFAQKAHLLQHRKTHSPDRPYKCGDCGKRFGDNAAFLAHQQGHAAEKSYKCSDCGKGFAWVSHLERHRRIHTGEKPFKCPECGESFSQSSHLTKHQRSHLGKRPYKCSECGKAFSLTLDLIIHQRTHMGGKPYKCSRCRKGFTRRANLIKHQRSHGEEEP; translated from the exons ATGGAACGAGGGGAGGAGCCATCCGCCCGGGATTTCCAGGGACGGGAGAGCCCCCGAGGAGCCCCCGCAG CTGATGGTTTGGTGAGCGACAACGAGGAGGaggatgctgaggaggaggaggaggaggaaggctcAGAGGAATTGGAACCACGCACGTCTCAGAACCCTGAGTGGGAAAAGAGCCCTGCTGACTCCGATGAACAAAAGAAAGCCCAGCCAGGGAAGAAGCATGACAAAGCCACGCAGCGCGGTCCAGGCCTGAGGAAGCCGAAGGGCACGGTGGCCCAGACTCGCTGTGGCGACTGCAGGAAGAGTTTCGAGTGTGGGGCGGCTGGGGGCCGGCAGCGGAAGGGCAAGCCGACCGAGGAGCGCGCCAAACCCTTCCGCTGCCAGGACTGCGGCAAGAGCTTCATCTGGGCCTCGCACCTGGAGCGGCACCGGCGCATCCACACTGGCGAGCGCCCCTTCCGCTGCCCCGAGTGCGGGGAAAGCTACAGCCAGAGCTCCCACCTGCTGCAGCACCGCCGCACCCACACCAGCGACCGGCCCCACAAGTGCGGCGACTGCGGGAAGCGCTTCGCCCGGCCTGACGAGCTGGCCGCCCACCAGCAGGGCCACGCGGCGGACAAACCCCACAAGTGCAGCCACTGCGGCAAGGGCTTCATCTGGGCCTCCCACCTGGAGCGGCACCGGCGCATCCACACCGGGGAAAAGCCGTTCAAGTGCCCCGAGTGCGGGGAATCcttcagccagagctcccatCTGTCAAAGCACCGGCGCAGCCACACGGGGGAGCGCCCCTACCGCTGCCCGCACTGCGGGAAAAGTTTCTGTCAGAGCTCGGACCTAGCCCGCCACAAGCGGACCCACCTGGGCAAGAAACCCCTGCGCTGCGGCGACTGCGGGAAGTGCTTCCGAGCCGGGCCGGCCCTGGCCCGGCACCAGCGCTCCCACCGGCGGGAGAGGGCCCACCGCTGCAGTGACTGCGGCAAAGGCTTCGTCTGGGCCTCTCACCTGGAGCGGCACCGGCGGGTccacacgggcgagcgccccttcccctgcaccagCTGCGGGGAGCGCTTCGCCCAGAAGGCCCACCTGCTCCAGCACCGCAAGACCCACTCCCCCGACCGGCCTTACAAGTGTGGGGACTGCGGCAAGCGCTTCGGGGACaacgccgccttcctggcccaccaGCAGGGCCATGCGGCGGAGAAGAGCTACAAGTGCAGCGACTGCGGGAAAGGCTTtgcctgggtctcccacctggAGCGGCACCGGCGCATCCACACTGGAGAAAAGCCTTTCAAGTGCCCCGAGTGCGGGGAATCCTTCAGCCAGAGCTCGCATCTCACCAAGCACCAGCGCAGCCACCTGGGCAAGCGGCCCTACAAGTGTAGCGAGTGCGGGAAGGCCTTCAGCCTCACTCTCGACCTCATCATCCACCAGCGGACCCACATGGGCGGCAAACCCTATAAGTGCTCCCGGTGCAGGAAAGGATTCACCCGCCGGGCCAACCTCATCAAACACCAGAGGAGccatggggaggaggagcccTGA
- the LOC123345052 gene encoding zinc finger protein CKR1-like isoform X2 — MEPWVMLDPRQRALYRDVMQESYETLMSLADGLVSDNEEEDAEEEEEEEGSEELEPRTSQNPEWEKSPADSDEQKKAQPGKKHDKATQRGPGLRKPKGTVAQTRCGDCRKSFECGAAGGRQRKGKPTEERAKPFRCQDCGKSFIWASHLERHRRIHTGERPFRCPECGESYSQSSHLLQHRRTHTSDRPHKCGDCGKRFARPDELAAHQQGHAADKPHKCSHCGKGFIWASHLERHRRIHTGEKPFKCPECGESFSQSSHLSKHRRSHTGERPYRCPHCGKSFCQSSDLARHKRTHLGKKPLRCGDCGKCFRAGPALARHQRSHRRERAHRCSDCGKGFVWASHLERHRRVHTGERPFPCTSCGERFAQKAHLLQHRKTHSPDRPYKCGDCGKRFGDNAAFLAHQQGHAAEKSYKCSDCGKGFAWVSHLERHRRIHTGEKPFKCPECGESFSQSSHLTKHQRSHLGKRPYKCSECGKAFSLTLDLIIHQRTHMGGKPYKCSRCRKGFTRRANLIKHQRSHGEEEP; from the exons ATGGAGCCCTGGGTGATGCTGGATCCGCGGCAGAGAGCCCTGTACCGGGATGTCATGCAGGAAAGCTATGAGACCCTGATGTCCCTGG CTGATGGTTTGGTGAGCGACAACGAGGAGGaggatgctgaggaggaggaggaggaggaaggctcAGAGGAATTGGAACCACGCACGTCTCAGAACCCTGAGTGGGAAAAGAGCCCTGCTGACTCCGATGAACAAAAGAAAGCCCAGCCAGGGAAGAAGCATGACAAAGCCACGCAGCGCGGTCCAGGCCTGAGGAAGCCGAAGGGCACGGTGGCCCAGACTCGCTGTGGCGACTGCAGGAAGAGTTTCGAGTGTGGGGCGGCTGGGGGCCGGCAGCGGAAGGGCAAGCCGACCGAGGAGCGCGCCAAACCCTTCCGCTGCCAGGACTGCGGCAAGAGCTTCATCTGGGCCTCGCACCTGGAGCGGCACCGGCGCATCCACACTGGCGAGCGCCCCTTCCGCTGCCCCGAGTGCGGGGAAAGCTACAGCCAGAGCTCCCACCTGCTGCAGCACCGCCGCACCCACACCAGCGACCGGCCCCACAAGTGCGGCGACTGCGGGAAGCGCTTCGCCCGGCCTGACGAGCTGGCCGCCCACCAGCAGGGCCACGCGGCGGACAAACCCCACAAGTGCAGCCACTGCGGCAAGGGCTTCATCTGGGCCTCCCACCTGGAGCGGCACCGGCGCATCCACACCGGGGAAAAGCCGTTCAAGTGCCCCGAGTGCGGGGAATCcttcagccagagctcccatCTGTCAAAGCACCGGCGCAGCCACACGGGGGAGCGCCCCTACCGCTGCCCGCACTGCGGGAAAAGTTTCTGTCAGAGCTCGGACCTAGCCCGCCACAAGCGGACCCACCTGGGCAAGAAACCCCTGCGCTGCGGCGACTGCGGGAAGTGCTTCCGAGCCGGGCCGGCCCTGGCCCGGCACCAGCGCTCCCACCGGCGGGAGAGGGCCCACCGCTGCAGTGACTGCGGCAAAGGCTTCGTCTGGGCCTCTCACCTGGAGCGGCACCGGCGGGTccacacgggcgagcgccccttcccctgcaccagCTGCGGGGAGCGCTTCGCCCAGAAGGCCCACCTGCTCCAGCACCGCAAGACCCACTCCCCCGACCGGCCTTACAAGTGTGGGGACTGCGGCAAGCGCTTCGGGGACaacgccgccttcctggcccaccaGCAGGGCCATGCGGCGGAGAAGAGCTACAAGTGCAGCGACTGCGGGAAAGGCTTtgcctgggtctcccacctggAGCGGCACCGGCGCATCCACACTGGAGAAAAGCCTTTCAAGTGCCCCGAGTGCGGGGAATCCTTCAGCCAGAGCTCGCATCTCACCAAGCACCAGCGCAGCCACCTGGGCAAGCGGCCCTACAAGTGTAGCGAGTGCGGGAAGGCCTTCAGCCTCACTCTCGACCTCATCATCCACCAGCGGACCCACATGGGCGGCAAACCCTATAAGTGCTCCCGGTGCAGGAAAGGATTCACCCGCCGGGCCAACCTCATCAAACACCAGAGGAGccatggggaggaggagcccTGA
- the LOC123345052 gene encoding zinc finger protein CKR1-like isoform X3: MERGEEPSARDFQGRESPRGAPAAADGLVSDNEEEDAEEEEEEEGSEELEPRTSQNPEWEKSPADSDEQKKAQPGKKHDKATQRGPGLRKPKGTVAQTRCGDCRKSFECGAAGGRQRKGKPTEERAKPFRCQDCGKSFIWASHLERHRRIHTGERPFRCPECGESYSQSSHLLQHRRTHTSDRPHKCGDCGKRFARPDELAAHQQGHAADKPHKCSHCGKGFIWASHLERHRRIHTGEKPFKCPECGESFSQSSHLSKHRRSHTGERPYRCPHCGKSFCQSSDLARHKRTHLGKKPLRCGDCGKCFRAGPALARHQRSHRRERAHRCSDCGKGFVWASHLERHRRVHTGERPFPCTSCGERFAQKAHLLQHRKTHSPDRPYKCGDCGKRFGDNAAFLAHQQGHAAEKSYKCSDCGKGFAWVSHLERHRRIHTGEKPFKCPECGESFSQSSHLTKHQRSHLGKRPYKCSECGKAFSLTLDLIIHQRTHMGGKPYKCSRCRKGFTRRANLIKHQRSHGEEEP, translated from the exons ATGGAACGAGGGGAGGAGCCATCCGCCCGGGATTTCCAGGGACGGGAGAGCCCCCGAGGAGCCCCCGCAG CAGCTGATGGTTTGGTGAGCGACAACGAGGAGGaggatgctgaggaggaggaggaggaggaaggctcAGAGGAATTGGAACCACGCACGTCTCAGAACCCTGAGTGGGAAAAGAGCCCTGCTGACTCCGATGAACAAAAGAAAGCCCAGCCAGGGAAGAAGCATGACAAAGCCACGCAGCGCGGTCCAGGCCTGAGGAAGCCGAAGGGCACGGTGGCCCAGACTCGCTGTGGCGACTGCAGGAAGAGTTTCGAGTGTGGGGCGGCTGGGGGCCGGCAGCGGAAGGGCAAGCCGACCGAGGAGCGCGCCAAACCCTTCCGCTGCCAGGACTGCGGCAAGAGCTTCATCTGGGCCTCGCACCTGGAGCGGCACCGGCGCATCCACACTGGCGAGCGCCCCTTCCGCTGCCCCGAGTGCGGGGAAAGCTACAGCCAGAGCTCCCACCTGCTGCAGCACCGCCGCACCCACACCAGCGACCGGCCCCACAAGTGCGGCGACTGCGGGAAGCGCTTCGCCCGGCCTGACGAGCTGGCCGCCCACCAGCAGGGCCACGCGGCGGACAAACCCCACAAGTGCAGCCACTGCGGCAAGGGCTTCATCTGGGCCTCCCACCTGGAGCGGCACCGGCGCATCCACACCGGGGAAAAGCCGTTCAAGTGCCCCGAGTGCGGGGAATCcttcagccagagctcccatCTGTCAAAGCACCGGCGCAGCCACACGGGGGAGCGCCCCTACCGCTGCCCGCACTGCGGGAAAAGTTTCTGTCAGAGCTCGGACCTAGCCCGCCACAAGCGGACCCACCTGGGCAAGAAACCCCTGCGCTGCGGCGACTGCGGGAAGTGCTTCCGAGCCGGGCCGGCCCTGGCCCGGCACCAGCGCTCCCACCGGCGGGAGAGGGCCCACCGCTGCAGTGACTGCGGCAAAGGCTTCGTCTGGGCCTCTCACCTGGAGCGGCACCGGCGGGTccacacgggcgagcgccccttcccctgcaccagCTGCGGGGAGCGCTTCGCCCAGAAGGCCCACCTGCTCCAGCACCGCAAGACCCACTCCCCCGACCGGCCTTACAAGTGTGGGGACTGCGGCAAGCGCTTCGGGGACaacgccgccttcctggcccaccaGCAGGGCCATGCGGCGGAGAAGAGCTACAAGTGCAGCGACTGCGGGAAAGGCTTtgcctgggtctcccacctggAGCGGCACCGGCGCATCCACACTGGAGAAAAGCCTTTCAAGTGCCCCGAGTGCGGGGAATCCTTCAGCCAGAGCTCGCATCTCACCAAGCACCAGCGCAGCCACCTGGGCAAGCGGCCCTACAAGTGTAGCGAGTGCGGGAAGGCCTTCAGCCTCACTCTCGACCTCATCATCCACCAGCGGACCCACATGGGCGGCAAACCCTATAAGTGCTCCCGGTGCAGGAAAGGATTCACCCGCCGGGCCAACCTCATCAAACACCAGAGGAGccatggggaggaggagcccTGA